One part of the Flavobacterium johnsoniae UW101 genome encodes these proteins:
- a CDS encoding sensor histidine kinase: MASNVYRPYFFTGLHILSWLLLGFIMLFYMPLTWNVILPGIFWLWQIIILILLIIIFYTNAKIIVPKTIIKDNTSPFLIWAFIIVFVMQLIAYFYTSQTDLHNKISLVLGFKKYRNPYFDNYVLMLTLLVLGISTSWAMLQYWQKAAQHKQKLEQDKTVAELAMLKAQINPHFFFNSLNSIYSLTYTDIEDSRNALHTLSRMMRYLLYSTEERTTLLKEAEFMRDFIALMKLRANKKLTITTDIPEKIHDYPIVPMLLLPLVENAFKHGIHATDKSEIHIKLRQNGSNLEFEVENTYFEKTSTTDEGGIGLTNTKRRLHLIYPHKHTLIAGIAKNGMYNVQLQINLE; this comes from the coding sequence ATGGCATCAAACGTTTACAGACCTTATTTTTTTACCGGACTGCATATTCTAAGCTGGTTATTACTGGGATTTATCATGTTGTTTTACATGCCTTTAACCTGGAATGTAATTCTTCCTGGTATTTTCTGGCTTTGGCAGATTATTATATTGATTTTGTTAATCATTATTTTTTACACTAATGCTAAAATCATAGTTCCCAAAACCATTATAAAAGACAATACTTCTCCGTTTTTAATCTGGGCATTTATCATTGTTTTTGTAATGCAGCTTATCGCTTATTTTTATACCTCGCAGACTGATCTTCATAATAAAATAAGCTTGGTTTTAGGATTCAAAAAATATAGAAATCCCTATTTCGACAATTATGTTTTAATGCTCACTTTATTGGTTTTAGGAATCAGCACGAGCTGGGCAATGTTACAATACTGGCAGAAAGCCGCACAGCACAAACAAAAACTGGAGCAGGACAAAACAGTTGCCGAACTGGCTATGCTGAAAGCACAAATTAATCCGCACTTTTTCTTTAATTCCTTAAATAGTATTTATTCCCTTACTTATACAGATATTGAAGATTCCAGAAATGCGCTTCATACTTTAAGCCGAATGATGCGTTATTTATTGTACAGTACCGAAGAAAGAACAACATTATTAAAAGAAGCCGAGTTTATGAGAGATTTTATCGCCCTTATGAAACTTCGTGCCAATAAAAAGCTGACGATTACAACCGACATTCCAGAAAAAATACACGATTACCCAATTGTTCCAATGTTATTATTACCTTTAGTAGAAAATGCTTTTAAACACGGCATTCATGCTACCGATAAAAGTGAAATTCATATTAAACTGAGACAAAACGGAAGCAATCTGGAATTTGAAGTAGAAAATACCTATTTCGAAAAAACGTCTACTACAGATGAAGGCGGCATTGGGTTAACAAATACAAAACGCAGACTGCATTTAATTTATCCGCATAAACATACTCTGATAGCAGGTATCGCTAAAAACGGTATGTATAATGTACAGCTGCAAATAAATTTAGAATAA
- a CDS encoding thioredoxin family protein, whose amino-acid sequence MKKIILLLTLAFSAFLAQAQTGTTLKAGDTAPDFKLKNVDNKEVSFGTFKDAKGYIVVFTCNTCPYAVGYEQRIIDLDKKIKPQGYPVIAINPNDPEASTADTFSKMQDLAKEKKYPFPYLFDPGQKITDEYGAKRTQHVFIVSKTAKGNVVEYVGAIDNDPEGTKADKVKYAEDVIASLKTGQKPAVTQTKEIGCTVKRKAKA is encoded by the coding sequence ATGAAAAAAATAATCTTATTACTAACATTGGCATTTTCTGCCTTTTTAGCTCAGGCTCAAACAGGAACAACACTTAAAGCCGGAGATACTGCACCAGATTTTAAACTGAAAAATGTTGACAACAAAGAAGTTTCTTTTGGGACTTTTAAAGATGCAAAAGGTTATATCGTAGTTTTTACCTGCAATACCTGTCCTTATGCAGTAGGTTACGAGCAAAGAATTATCGATTTAGATAAAAAAATCAAACCACAGGGATATCCTGTAATTGCAATTAATCCAAATGATCCGGAAGCTTCTACAGCAGATACTTTCAGCAAAATGCAGGATTTGGCAAAAGAAAAAAAATACCCTTTCCCATATTTATTTGATCCGGGACAAAAAATTACTGACGAATACGGAGCAAAACGCACACAGCACGTTTTCATTGTTTCTAAAACGGCAAAAGGAAACGTAGTAGAATATGTAGGCGCTATCGACAACGATCCGGAAGGAACAAAAGCCGATAAAGTAAAATATGCAGAAGATGTAATTGCATCTTTAAAAACCGGTCAAAAACCGGCTGTAACACAAACCAAAGAAATTGGCTGTACAGTAAAAAGAAAAGCGAAAGCTTAA
- a CDS encoding TlpA family protein disulfide reductase has product MKIKSFLYLFLFGVFSISAYSQNVKLLNIDQLNERIKNGKDSTYVVNFWATWCAPCIKELPHFEKLSAEHKSEKLAVLLVSLDFKSKLASNVVPFVKRKNLKNEVFLLNESSPQEFIDRIDPNWSGSIPATLFIKNDKRKFVESEFTYEQLLTEYKKL; this is encoded by the coding sequence ATGAAAATCAAGTCTTTTTTGTATCTATTTCTGTTTGGTGTTTTTTCGATTTCAGCTTACAGTCAGAATGTGAAGCTGTTAAACATCGATCAGCTGAACGAACGAATTAAAAATGGAAAAGACAGCACGTATGTTGTGAATTTTTGGGCAACCTGGTGCGCGCCATGCATTAAAGAACTGCCGCATTTTGAAAAACTAAGCGCCGAACACAAATCAGAAAAACTGGCTGTTTTATTAGTAAGTCTGGATTTCAAATCAAAGCTGGCATCGAATGTTGTTCCGTTTGTAAAAAGAAAAAACCTGAAAAACGAAGTATTTCTTTTAAACGAAAGCAGTCCGCAGGAATTTATAGATAGAATTGACCCAAACTGGTCTGGAAGTATTCCGGCAACACTTTTTATCAAAAACGATAAACGAAAATTTGTAGAAAGCGAATTTACCTACGAACAATTATTAACTGAATATAAAAAACTGTAA
- a CDS encoding dienelactone hydrolase family protein — MDNKITKEDISQEVFDLYDDYAHNKINRRQFVEKLSIFAVGSLTLPSLLSFMTPNYADTILVQSTDPRLKTGYINYDSPKGGGSIKGLLSQPAESKKKLPGIIVVHENRGLNPYIEDVGRRAALEGFITLAPDALSPLGGYPGNDDEGRELQKKRTREEMLEDFIAAYEYLKSHKDCNGYVGVVGFCFGGWISNMMAVKILDLKAAVPYYGGQPAKEEAEKVKTPLLLHYAGLDTRVNEGWTAYQEVLNKNKVENTAYFYPNVNHGFHNNTTPRYDEAAATLSWTRTIDFFKAKLKKK, encoded by the coding sequence ATGGATAACAAAATAACCAAAGAAGACATTAGTCAGGAAGTATTTGATTTGTATGATGACTATGCGCACAATAAAATTAACCGAAGACAATTCGTTGAAAAACTCTCCATATTTGCCGTAGGATCGCTTACACTCCCTTCGCTTTTAAGTTTTATGACGCCAAATTATGCCGACACTATTTTGGTTCAGTCAACAGATCCAAGACTTAAAACAGGTTATATTAATTATGATTCTCCAAAAGGAGGCGGATCTATAAAAGGTCTTTTATCACAGCCTGCTGAAAGCAAAAAGAAACTTCCCGGAATAATTGTAGTCCATGAAAACCGCGGACTTAATCCGTATATTGAAGATGTAGGCCGAAGAGCTGCTCTCGAAGGTTTTATAACACTCGCTCCCGATGCTTTGTCTCCGCTGGGCGGTTATCCAGGCAATGATGATGAAGGACGAGAACTGCAAAAAAAGCGAACAAGAGAAGAAATGCTCGAAGATTTTATCGCCGCTTACGAATATCTTAAATCACACAAAGATTGTAACGGCTATGTGGGCGTTGTAGGTTTTTGCTTTGGAGGATGGATTTCGAATATGATGGCTGTAAAAATTCTGGATTTAAAAGCTGCAGTTCCGTATTACGGCGGACAGCCGGCTAAAGAGGAAGCTGAAAAAGTTAAAACACCGCTTCTTTTGCATTATGCAGGTTTAGATACACGCGTAAACGAAGGCTGGACTGCCTATCAGGAAGTTTTAAACAAAAATAAGGTAGAAAACACCGCTTACTTTTATCCAAACGTAAATCATGGTTTTCATAACAATACTACACCAAGATATGATGAAGCGGCCGCCACATTATCCTGGACCAGAACTATTGACTTTTTTAAAGCCAAATTAAAAAAGAAATAA
- the pdxR gene encoding MocR-like pyridoxine biosynthesis transcription factor PdxR has protein sequence MLRPWQFEIHLDKKSDKALYLQIADAIINAVKSGKLTSGNALPGSRQLAGLLNVNRNTVIEALDVLIAEGWLITVDRKGTFIADILPETNFNKKTETKASSTIENPKPHLVFDDGLPDSRLAPMNDLARAYREIFNRKSRWQIMGYSNELGNVEFRKAIVQMLNFKRGMNVSLDEICITRGSQMAMYLAAHCLLSKGDSVIIENPGYKPAWEAFENAGATLLPVNILKDGLDLEEVENHLKNNKAIKAIYVTPHHQFPTTVTMSLKKRLKLIELSNQYGFTIIEDDYDNEFHFGQRPILPISSYSNAKNFIYIGTLSKIVAPALRIGYLAASIENIQKIAQHRKIIDVQGDNIMEEAVLNLINEGKIKRHLKKTNLIYKAKRDHFEKLCKLHLKDKITFTKPEGGMAFWIVPKSEIDLQKVCNELLKKGIKIMSPEKFSFGNPASGLRLGYASLTEEQMEEGILSLSKYL, from the coding sequence ATGTTACGACCTTGGCAATTTGAAATTCATTTAGATAAAAAATCAGACAAAGCACTTTATCTGCAAATTGCCGATGCTATAATCAATGCGGTAAAATCCGGTAAATTAACCAGCGGAAATGCTTTACCCGGAAGCCGTCAGCTGGCAGGATTATTAAATGTAAACCGAAACACGGTAATCGAAGCCTTAGATGTTTTAATTGCCGAAGGCTGGCTGATTACTGTAGATCGAAAAGGTACTTTTATTGCTGATATTCTTCCTGAAACCAATTTCAATAAGAAAACAGAAACCAAAGCCAGCAGTACAATCGAAAACCCGAAACCCCATCTTGTTTTTGATGATGGACTTCCGGACAGCCGTCTCGCTCCTATGAACGATCTCGCACGTGCATACCGCGAAATATTCAACAGAAAATCACGCTGGCAGATTATGGGTTACAGCAATGAATTGGGAAATGTTGAATTTAGAAAAGCGATTGTGCAAATGCTGAATTTTAAAAGAGGAATGAATGTTTCTCTTGATGAAATCTGCATAACTCGAGGAAGTCAAATGGCGATGTATCTCGCAGCGCATTGTTTACTTTCAAAAGGAGATTCTGTTATTATTGAAAATCCGGGATACAAACCTGCGTGGGAAGCTTTTGAAAATGCCGGCGCGACTCTGCTTCCTGTGAATATTTTAAAAGATGGTTTAGATTTAGAAGAAGTTGAAAATCATCTCAAAAACAATAAAGCCATAAAAGCGATTTACGTTACGCCTCATCATCAATTTCCAACTACCGTTACAATGAGTCTCAAAAAGAGATTAAAACTTATCGAACTCTCTAATCAATACGGATTTACGATTATTGAAGATGATTATGATAATGAATTTCATTTTGGGCAGAGACCAATTCTGCCAATTTCGAGTTACAGCAATGCTAAAAACTTTATTTATATTGGCACTTTAAGCAAAATTGTAGCTCCTGCTCTGCGTATTGGGTATTTGGCCGCTTCTATTGAAAACATACAAAAAATTGCCCAGCATAGAAAAATAATAGACGTTCAGGGCGATAATATTATGGAAGAAGCTGTTTTAAATCTTATAAACGAAGGAAAAATTAAAAGGCATCTCAAAAAAACGAATTTAATTTACAAAGCCAAAAGAGATCATTTTGAAAAACTCTGTAAACTTCATTTAAAAGACAAAATTACTTTTACTAAACCCGAAGGCGGTATGGCCTTTTGGATTGTTCCAAAGTCAGAAATCGATCTTCAAAAAGTCTGCAATGAATTATTAAAAAAAGGAATAAAAATAATGAGTCCTGAAAAATTCAGTTTTGGAAATCCGGCTTCCGGTTTGCGTCTGGGATATGCTTCATTAACCGAAGAACAAATGGAAGAAGGCATTTTGTCACTTTCAAAATATTTATAA
- a CDS encoding YggS family pyridoxal phosphate-dependent enzyme, producing the protein MKENIIYNLKQVHDRIEKACKASGRDTADVQLLLATKTVPAERIRIAIEAGENLIGENKMQEFRDKDSELKDLNIERHFIGHLQTNKVKDVLKYVSCIQSLDRLSLAEELHKQLQKENRAIAVFVQVNTSFEESKFGLSPTEVIPFIKEIRKYDTLKIKGLMTIGLLDVEKEKMRPSLHLLKEIRDQIYEAEIEGLSNLKLSMGMSQDLELAIAEGSNLVRVGTSIFGNRFLGKEIWNENIAE; encoded by the coding sequence ATGAAAGAGAATATTATTTATAATTTAAAGCAGGTTCACGATCGTATCGAAAAAGCCTGTAAAGCTTCGGGAAGAGATACAGCAGATGTTCAGTTATTGCTGGCAACCAAAACAGTTCCTGCCGAAAGAATACGAATTGCCATTGAAGCCGGAGAAAATTTAATTGGCGAAAATAAAATGCAGGAATTTCGGGATAAGGATTCAGAATTAAAAGATTTGAATATCGAACGTCATTTCATTGGTCATCTGCAGACAAATAAAGTAAAAGATGTTTTGAAATATGTAAGCTGTATTCAATCTCTTGACCGATTAAGTCTGGCAGAAGAATTACACAAACAGCTCCAGAAAGAAAACCGGGCTATTGCTGTTTTTGTTCAAGTTAATACCTCTTTTGAAGAAAGTAAATTCGGTCTTTCTCCAACAGAAGTAATTCCGTTTATTAAAGAAATCAGGAAATATGATACTCTAAAAATCAAAGGATTAATGACAATTGGTTTATTAGATGTCGAGAAAGAAAAAATGCGTCCGTCGCTTCATCTGCTTAAAGAAATAAGAGATCAAATTTATGAGGCTGAAATTGAAGGTTTAAGCAATTTAAAACTTTCAATGGGAATGTCTCAGGATTTAGAATTGGCTATTGCCGAAGGTTCTAATCTGGTAAGAGTGGGAACTTCTATTTTTGGAAACCGCTTTTTAGGCAAAGAAATCTGGAACGAAAATATTGCAGAATAA
- a CDS encoding LytR/AlgR family response regulator transcription factor has translation MTTLKCIAVDDEPLALKLVETFIDQTPFLQLSASCDNAVEAMSLIREKQPDLVFLDINMPNLTGMELARLLQEQPGQVPKIVFTTAYNHYAIEGYKVNAVDYLLKPFSYEEFLRAANKVLQITEEASNNFQPITADDEFIFLKVEYQWVRISLKEILYIESLKDYVKVHLDDNQKAILSLISLKALEEKLPSAKFMRVHRSFIVSLDKINAISKNSIFIDKTEITVGEQYKETFKTIVDKWLK, from the coding sequence ATGACAACATTAAAATGTATAGCAGTAGATGATGAACCTCTGGCATTAAAACTGGTCGAAACTTTTATTGACCAGACTCCTTTTTTGCAATTGAGCGCCAGCTGCGATAATGCGGTTGAAGCCATGAGTTTAATCAGAGAAAAACAGCCGGATTTGGTTTTTCTGGACATCAATATGCCCAATTTAACGGGAATGGAACTCGCAAGACTTTTGCAGGAACAGCCGGGACAAGTGCCAAAAATCGTTTTTACTACCGCTTACAATCATTATGCAATTGAAGGTTATAAGGTAAATGCAGTCGATTATCTTTTAAAACCCTTCAGTTACGAAGAGTTTTTACGTGCTGCAAATAAAGTGCTTCAAATAACCGAAGAAGCATCAAACAACTTCCAGCCCATTACAGCCGATGATGAATTTATTTTCTTAAAAGTAGAATATCAATGGGTTAGAATCTCTCTAAAAGAAATTTTATATATCGAAAGTTTAAAAGATTATGTAAAAGTTCATCTGGATGACAATCAAAAAGCAATACTTTCTTTGATTTCCTTAAAAGCTTTAGAAGAAAAATTACCGTCAGCGAAATTTATGCGTGTTCATCGATCATTCATTGTTTCACTTGATAAAATAAACGCCATCAGCAAGAATTCTATTTTTATAGATAAAACAGAAATTACAGTAGGAGAACAATACAAAGAAACGTTTAAAACCATTGTAGATAAATGGTTAAAGTAA
- a CDS encoding glycoside hydrolase family 130 protein: MIHKHGLIITKTELDFEIEGVLNPAVIAADGKIHIFYRAVALGNHSTIGYCRLSDPLTIEERYQHPVIVPETPNEKYGVEDPRIVKIDDLYYLSYCGYDGENAFGCVATSSDLKNFTKHGIVVPQLSGDELRSLIKHQQDLNIKYFQPSTGSSYVWDKNVVFFPRKINGKLHFLHRIRPGIQIASVNNLDELNQDYWKNYMLDFKNHIVLDPKFTHELSYLGNGAPPIETEHGWLLIYHGVHDTINGYMYVACAALLDIDDPTKEIARLPYPLFVPDQPWELKGYVNYVCFPTGTILDDEELYIYYGAADEGIACASVNLNILLTELLANKV; encoded by the coding sequence ATGATACATAAACATGGATTAATTATCACTAAAACCGAATTAGATTTTGAAATCGAAGGCGTTTTAAACCCAGCGGTAATTGCTGCAGATGGAAAAATACATATTTTTTACAGAGCTGTTGCTTTAGGAAATCATTCCACAATTGGATACTGTCGTCTTTCTGATCCTTTAACTATCGAAGAACGATACCAGCATCCGGTCATCGTTCCCGAAACTCCCAATGAAAAATACGGTGTAGAAGATCCCCGAATTGTCAAAATCGATGATCTTTATTACCTTTCTTATTGTGGTTACGACGGCGAAAATGCATTTGGATGTGTAGCAACTTCTTCAGATTTAAAAAACTTTACCAAACACGGCATTGTCGTTCCTCAATTATCAGGCGATGAATTGCGTTCGCTTATAAAACACCAGCAGGATTTAAATATCAAATATTTTCAGCCAAGTACAGGAAGCAGTTATGTATGGGATAAAAATGTAGTTTTCTTTCCAAGAAAAATAAACGGAAAACTTCATTTTCTGCATCGAATTCGTCCCGGAATTCAAATTGCTTCGGTCAACAATCTTGACGAATTAAATCAGGACTATTGGAAAAATTACATGCTGGATTTTAAAAACCACATTGTACTTGACCCAAAATTCACACACGAACTAAGTTATTTAGGAAATGGCGCGCCGCCAATAGAAACAGAACACGGCTGGCTTTTAATTTATCATGGCGTTCATGATACTATCAACGGATATATGTATGTGGCCTGTGCCGCACTTTTGGATATTGACGACCCAACAAAAGAAATTGCACGTCTGCCCTATCCGCTGTTTGTTCCAGATCAGCCTTGGGAGCTCAAAGGTTATGTCAATTATGTCTGCTTTCCAACAGGAACTATTCTCGACGATGAAGAACTTTATATTTATTACGGCGCCGCCGATGAAGGTATTGCCTGTGCATCAGTTAACCTAAATATCCTGCTGACAGAACTTCTAGCTAATAAAGTTTAG
- a CDS encoding DUF2024 family protein: MKVAVWDTYVTRKDGKIMHFDILVDENTDDANQVFEYGKEYLKTVLQEGQPLTSKECRFCHIDKAPADIENQILKNGFSIIEMENCY, translated from the coding sequence ATGAAAGTAGCAGTATGGGATACTTATGTAACCCGAAAAGACGGTAAAATAATGCATTTTGATATTTTGGTAGATGAAAATACAGACGATGCAAATCAGGTTTTTGAATACGGAAAAGAATACCTAAAAACAGTTTTACAGGAAGGTCAGCCTTTGACCTCAAAAGAATGCCGATTTTGTCATATCGATAAAGCTCCTGCAGATATTGAAAATCAAATTCTTAAAAACGGATTTTCGATTATTGAAATGGAAAACTGTTATTAA
- a CDS encoding efflux RND transporter periplasmic adaptor subunit produces MNKQSFLSILAASVIIASCGKNDKSAQAGGAPQVKEYKTLTLQPESATLNSDYPASIQGQQNIEIRPRVEGYIDKIFVDEGAVVKAGQPLFKISAPEYEQQVRTATASIKSAQADLSSAKLAVNKVKPLVEKGIISKYDLESAQYTYESALASLAQANAALVNAKTNLGYTTVTSPVNGVVGSIPFRLGSLVSSNTAEPLTTVSSIGNVYAYFALNEKALLNFTKDSGASLNQKLKSMPAVSLLLSDGSAYDQKGNIETVNGLINTETGTVNVRARFPNPKGIIRSGSSTTVRIPKEVKDGIIVPQSATFELQDKMFAVVLGKDGKTRNANITVLENTAGNYYVVTSGLKPGDEIVLEGVASLKEGSEIKAKKQSPETVYADLK; encoded by the coding sequence ATGAATAAGCAATCATTTTTAAGCATTCTCGCAGCATCAGTTATTATCGCATCATGCGGTAAAAATGATAAATCGGCTCAGGCCGGAGGAGCACCGCAGGTTAAAGAGTATAAAACGCTGACTTTACAGCCGGAATCTGCTACATTAAACAGCGATTATCCAGCCAGTATTCAAGGACAGCAGAATATAGAAATCCGACCAAGAGTGGAAGGTTACATCGATAAAATTTTTGTAGATGAAGGTGCTGTTGTAAAAGCAGGACAGCCGTTATTCAAAATCAGCGCGCCAGAATATGAGCAGCAAGTTCGTACAGCAACAGCAAGTATTAAAAGTGCTCAGGCTGACTTGAGTTCTGCAAAACTGGCTGTAAACAAAGTAAAACCTTTGGTTGAAAAAGGAATTATAAGTAAATACGATTTAGAATCGGCACAATATACTTATGAGTCTGCTTTAGCCTCTTTAGCTCAGGCAAACGCAGCTTTGGTAAATGCTAAAACTAATTTAGGATATACTACGGTTACAAGTCCGGTTAATGGAGTTGTAGGTTCAATTCCGTTTCGTTTAGGAAGTTTAGTAAGCTCAAATACAGCAGAACCTTTAACAACGGTTTCAAGTATTGGAAACGTATATGCTTATTTTGCTTTAAATGAAAAAGCGCTTTTAAATTTTACTAAAGATTCTGGAGCTTCATTAAACCAAAAATTAAAAAGCATGCCGGCAGTTTCTTTATTGCTTTCAGATGGTTCTGCTTATGATCAAAAAGGAAACATAGAAACCGTAAACGGATTAATCAATACTGAAACAGGTACTGTAAACGTAAGAGCTCGTTTCCCAAATCCAAAAGGAATTATCAGAAGCGGAAGCAGTACTACAGTAAGAATTCCAAAAGAAGTAAAAGACGGAATCATTGTTCCTCAAAGTGCAACATTTGAACTTCAGGATAAAATGTTTGCAGTAGTTTTAGGAAAAGACGGAAAAACAAGAAATGCTAATATCACAGTACTTGAAAATACAGCAGGAAACTATTACGTAGTAACAAGCGGTTTAAAACCTGGAGACGAAATAGTTTTAGAAGGAGTAGCTTCTCTAAAAGAGGGATCTGAAATTAAAGCTAAAAAACAAAGCCCGGAAACAGTTTACGCCGATTTAAAATAA
- a CDS encoding MarR family winged helix-turn-helix transcriptional regulator — protein MKNIFNLETQNNNLDGKITAGFERLSQVFRVLLWEKAKKYDLSPIQIQLLIFIKHHAQNRATVSYIAKEFNLTKATISDTIKILEQKKYITKTVNTSDSRSSTIELTTNGLEMVLLTEDFTDPLFDLVSAGSQKEKLVLWKTISSLIQQLQDLQLINVQSTCYNCGYFVEKNENNYCKLLDAKLETSDIRLDCFDHKPVRL, from the coding sequence ATGAAAAACATCTTCAATTTAGAAACACAAAACAATAATCTGGACGGAAAAATTACAGCCGGATTTGAACGATTGTCACAGGTTTTTAGAGTTTTGCTTTGGGAAAAAGCCAAAAAATACGATTTAAGCCCAATACAAATTCAGCTTTTAATATTTATAAAACACCATGCTCAAAACAGAGCAACGGTAAGTTATATAGCAAAAGAATTTAATTTGACAAAAGCCACCATCAGCGATACGATTAAAATTTTGGAACAAAAAAAGTATATTACCAAAACGGTAAATACCAGCGATTCCAGAAGTTCTACAATCGAGCTTACAACAAACGGTTTAGAAATGGTGCTTTTAACCGAAGATTTTACAGATCCGTTATTTGATTTAGTTTCGGCAGGTTCTCAAAAAGAGAAACTGGTTTTATGGAAAACTATAAGTTCTTTGATTCAGCAATTGCAAGATTTACAACTTATAAATGTACAAAGCACTTGTTATAACTGCGGTTACTTTGTAGAGAAAAACGAAAATAACTATTGTAAATTATTGGATGCAAAACTAGAAACAAGCGATATAAGACTGGATTGTTTCGATCATAAACCGGTTCGGTTATAA
- a CDS encoding AAA family ATPase, translated as MNLYELVVNDTEKVALDDLFFSQENKTALLQTIKEHKYLEELKKYNLKVDNKILLHGHSGCGKTTTAKAIATALNKNIVIINLSTLINAKIGETSKNVKTIFDKAIREKAVLFLDEFDQIGKSRESDDKDVAEMRRLVNTIIQLIDYFPTDSLLICATNFYNSIDTALLRRFQIKLKFEMPDQHQLNVYYDKLLADFPEHLQDILRKYDISYAEAKDYIHTTMKRQIIAELELKEQRINETII; from the coding sequence ATGAATCTGTACGAACTTGTTGTAAACGATACTGAAAAAGTTGCACTCGATGATCTGTTTTTCAGCCAAGAAAATAAAACAGCCCTTCTTCAAACCATAAAGGAGCATAAATATCTTGAGGAATTAAAAAAGTACAATTTAAAAGTTGATAATAAAATACTGCTTCACGGGCATTCGGGCTGCGGTAAAACAACAACGGCAAAGGCAATTGCAACGGCTTTAAATAAAAACATTGTTATTATCAACCTCAGCACTTTAATTAATGCTAAAATTGGGGAAACTTCTAAAAACGTAAAAACGATTTTCGATAAAGCAATTCGTGAAAAAGCAGTTTTATTTCTGGATGAATTTGACCAGATTGGAAAAAGCCGTGAAAGCGATGACAAAGATGTTGCCGAAATGAGACGTTTGGTAAATACTATTATTCAGCTTATAGATTATTTTCCAACAGACAGTTTATTGATTTGTGCGACGAATTTTTACAATAGTATTGATACGGCATTACTGCGAAGATTTCAAATTAAGCTGAAATTTGAAATGCCAGACCAGCACCAATTGAATGTTTATTATGACAAACTGCTGGCTGATTTTCCAGAACATCTGCAGGACATTCTGCGAAAATATGATATTTCTTATGCAGAGGCAAAAGATTATATTCACACTACAATGAAAAGGCAGATTATTGCCGAACTGGAACTTAAAGAGCAGAGAATCAACGAAACGATTATATAA
- a CDS encoding DUF3861 domain-containing protein: MQKRSNKYYLTLSLKEYANGDTEPAKELGIEFDNHDEIFGIIQRIKDKNIFENPYEATQFALGLKLFSEIKLKHRNNPLFDELNEVFPVFMKKLKSL, from the coding sequence ATGCAAAAAAGATCAAACAAATATTATTTGACATTAAGCCTAAAGGAATATGCAAATGGTGATACCGAGCCCGCAAAAGAACTCGGAATTGAATTTGATAATCACGATGAAATTTTTGGAATCATCCAAAGAATAAAAGACAAAAACATATTCGAAAATCCGTATGAAGCAACACAATTTGCTCTTGGGTTAAAATTGTTCAGCGAAATAAAACTGAAACACCGAAACAATCCATTATTTGATGAATTAAACGAAGTTTTTCCAGTATTCATGAAAAAATTAAAAAGCTTGTAG
- a CDS encoding thioredoxin: MSKSIFYHAGCPVCVSAEHDILNLVKDVEVVNIGEDRSRIAEAQKAGIKSVPALVTPNGNVLHINFGASIEEVIG, translated from the coding sequence ATGAGCAAATCAATTTTTTATCACGCAGGTTGTCCAGTTTGCGTAAGCGCAGAACACGACATTTTAAATTTAGTTAAAGATGTTGAAGTAGTAAACATTGGTGAAGACAGATCCCGAATTGCTGAAGCTCAAAAAGCGGGTATAAAATCAGTTCCGGCTTTGGTAACGCCAAACGGAAATGTACTGCATATTAATTTTGGTGCTTCGATAGAAGAAGTAATTGGGTAA